A single genomic interval of Anthonomus grandis grandis chromosome 17, icAntGran1.3, whole genome shotgun sequence harbors:
- the LOC126746479 gene encoding uncharacterized protein LOC126746479 isoform X1, producing the protein MSSDDNDKSTERVLEYYQKYSQNKNLPKYFSGTSVSYLPPIEVDSDDNSKYIPKNRPEIPKITVTEEVKYVEKEIVLVNNSPNASSSESPSEHKKLEWDNGADIGYHSAREYSRKKLFKSASLPIIDKAITDQIIILPKEKPSTIIAHHGSDENIDLIVYSSESSCTKSNPDSKESPISSNTPAETPKSSTSETSSALEPPKSHSDSDVSKFVEFQSSIDYLKKKIGLPGAQSTPNIIELDLGKIGSSGTSLAALLSGKSSSEASSSSGKGTGQLHLKVSDNSIMQKPSDEGSNMTQKTTSTTSNLQSKSTKKTFQTKFVELSISTPINVNCKGPTVCSKDKILQTETVFTPKAVQTDNFTPKSDVKTNKKDQEVQYTLYGEADLASSFEYINISDSDNVKKSSQEEPFCTALISKQCNSSKKSTNISGGLSSTVDSSNISKSSSEDIDKQIEKLQRLLKSKKADHGTKKKLLKLLGDLDTSVDSSASSEFFVPKKDKKLKTKVVFKDADNIISAYKERKSSQASTSETKFQSRSILPSHSESSDSSKAALPKTGESSIKSPCEGPVSSHIVARKAAKNVDRSNGDGVHVSDIDEQVKFKNNQIIQSLTTHCSKAISPPTNATTSSSAGSHSVANLTKKPSDDYLLKFAENERNYQLNWINNEISHLSKLKSILELKSGKSSLMTPDPSQPQTNIYNIIRKDDASKKSSERNYVIQTHIHASKQPINNYRLNGQEFLLSDSKSSPDSDRAVIADIEVSSDEKNTNIKVRTFCSACKRPICICSSSKKTINSKLSSLKSETAGKKESLEENSARKLSRSQELRPCNKCTKPICLCPNNKTSSSSTSDTSFLECISDSENPEYINSLQKAFRDCCCTVKDANCGCDFVKKLLKKFQEQQKTRDNEEAALRQQPVPNTSNMPELQTQTEPLNLARKVQTEHAEAENIAVETNKTSQKDRPLQVAPTQDHQKNQTVEKVQMVHSLSQQTKIQVSIPPVSQEVEQQQTNGREIRDQAVEAREPLRDCKCQISPVRDNRKAQTVEKMRLSEAVAQAHVESTEAAAQVMIPSPVNTDTCLNVEDLKPVESLLAGKLTDQRRFSTSKNDDLQRRHIGVQVLPNSSSSASQSEPGSNQNKLLGTVSSKSTDKSIQFKEAGVQYETIKEPSSRTSSTGITLPTNTTMSESTSSNCARVTCRGCKQKAFLAEVSYIQEGDESIAVCSRCYYEKTRSHSAQRSVSHYCHCWDHWRARMGSMYCRCCRVEASKCPKRPQGLAYTVTLEEKKRHRSSKNGLDIKVQKGWSRKSLKNKENYHKKSGEKRLQKEDDEKDEKEREPKRSKRGQNGDSHYTLMEYLIRNRPEFVYSAEYRRQMLLHSRILRERQKDGAKLDFLDSNLKDGDKDQFKLFTEKEMKEINKKNYQKLPEVQEKLWNQRETKLRTADRLITNMFAKKVQKSMLRGKVNHPIDKPLTSL; encoded by the exons ATGAGTTCAGACGATAACGACAAATCCACTGAGAGGGTGCTGGAATATTACCAGAAGTATTCCCAAAACAAGAATCTTCCTAAATACTTCTCGGGCACCTCAGTATCATATTTGCCCCCAATAGAAGTCGACAGTGATGACAACAGTAAGTACATACCTAAAAACAGGCCTGAGATTCCCAAGATCACTGTTACTGAGGAAGTTAAGTATGTAGAAAAAGAAATTGTGCTAGTTAATAATTCTCCAAATGCCAGCTCCTCTGAAAGTCCTTCTGAGCATAAAAAACTTGAATGGGATAATGGGGCTGACATAGGTTATCATTCTGCCAGGGaatattcaagaaaaaaactttttaagagtGCATCCTTGCCTATTATCGATAAAGCTATCACTGATCAAATCATTATTCTCCCAAAAGAAAAACCTTCTACCATAATAGCTCATCACGGCAGTGATGAAAATATAGACCTAATAGTATACAGTTCAGAGAGCAGTTGTACCAAAAGCAACCCAGACAGCAAAGAAAGCCCAATTTCATCGAACACACCAGCAGAGACCCCAAAATCTTCAACTTCAGAGACCAGTTCAGCTTTGGAGCCACCAAAAAGCCACTCTGACTCAGATGTCTCCAAATTCGTAGAGTTTCAAAGTTCAATAGAttatttaaagaagaaaattggTTTGCCAGGGGCTCAGTCCACACCAAATATTATTGAGCTTGATTTGGGCAAAATTGGGAGTTCGGGAACTTCTTTGGCCGCTTTATTGTCTGGAAAGAGCAGTAGCGAGGCAAGTAGCAGCTCTGGGAAAGGAACTGGACAATTACACTTAAAA gTATCAGACAACTCAATAATGCAAAAACCTTCAGATGAAGGCTCAAACATGACCCAAAAAACTACAAGCACTACCTCTAACCTTCAATCGAAAAGCACCAAAAAGACCTTTCAAACGAAATTTGTAGAACTAAGTATATCCACTCCTATAAATGTAAACTGTAAGGGACCAACTGTTTGCtccaaagataaaatattaCAGACTGAAACTGTTTTTACCCCAAAAGCAGTACAAACTGACAATTTCACCCCTAAAAGTgatgttaaaactaataaaaaagacCAGGAAGTGCAATACACTTTATATGGAGAGGCTGACTTGGCTTCTAGTTTTGAATACATCAACATTAGTGACAGTGacaatgtaaaaaaatcaagcCAAGAAGAGCCATTTTGTACTGCATTAATAAGCAAACAGTGCAACTCctctaaaaaatctacaaacaTATCTGGAGGTTTATCCAGCACAGTAGATTCTAGTAACATATCAAAATCCAGCTCAGAAGACATTGACAAGCAAATAGAGAAACTGCAAAGGCTCCTCAAGAGCAAGAAAGCCGACCATGGCACCAAGAAAAAGCTGCTGAAGCTTTTAGGAGATTTGGATACATCCGTAGACTCCAGTGCCAGTTCGGAATTCTTTGTGCCTAAAAAAGATAAGAAACTGAAGACAAAAGTTGTATTTAAGGACGCGGACAATATTATATCAGCTTATAAAGAGCGAAAGTCCAGTCAAGCCAGTACAAGCGAGACAAAATTTCAAAGTCGGTCCATTTTACCGAGCCATAGCGAGAGTTCGGACAGTAGCAAAGCAGCACTTCCAAAGACAGGTGAAAGTTCTATTAAAAGTCCTTGTGAGGGGCCGGTTTCTTCTCATATTGTAGCGCGAAAAGCCGCTAAAAACGTGGACCGAAGCAACGGAGACGGTGTGCACGTGTCCGATATTGATGAGCaagtaaaatttaagaataatcAAATCATTCAATCTTTAACTACACATTGCAGTAAAGCAATAAGTCCGCCAACTAATGCTACTACAAGCAGCTCAGCAGGTTCCCACTCAGTGGCCAACTTAACTAAGAAGCCCTCAGACGACTATTTGCTAAAGTTTGCTGAAAACGAACGGAACTATCAGCTTAATTGGATCAACAACGAAATTAGTCACCTCTCTAAGCTTAAAAGCATCTTGGAGCTTAAAAGTGGCAAGTCCTCCCTAATGACCCCTGATCCCTCACAACCCCAGACGAACATTTACAACATAATCCGTAAAGATGATGCCTCGAAAAAGAGCTCAGAAAGGAACTACGTGATCCAGACTCATATCCACGCGAGCAAACAACCGATTAACAACTACCGCCTTAATGGTCAGGAGTTTTTGTTATCAGACTCAAAAAGCTCCCCAGACAGCGACCGAGCTGTTATAGCCGACATAGAAGTCAGCTCTGACGAGAAAAACACCAACATCAAAGTAAGGACTTTCTGCTCCGCATGTAAACGCCCCATATGCATCTGCAGCTCCTCCAAGAAAACAATTAACTCCAAACTTAGCTCACTTAAGTCTGAGACTGCAGGGAAAAAAGAGAGCTTGGAAGAAAATTCCGCAAGGAAACTTTCTCGGTCTCAAGAACTGCGGCCGTGTAATAAATGCACTAAACCAATATGCCTTTGTCCAAATAACAAGACTTCTTCCAGTAGTACAAGTGATACTAGCTTCTTAGAGTGTATTTCCGATTCGGAAAACCCTgaatatataaattctttaCAGAAGGCTTTCAGGGATTGCTGCTGCACAGTAAAAGACGCAAATTGCGGCTGCGATTTCGTTAAAAAGTTGCTCAAGAAATTCCAGGAGCAGCAAAAAACTAGGGATAATGAGGAGGCAGCATTACGACAGCAACCAGTCCCAAATACAAGTAACATGCCAGAGCTCCAGACTCAAACTGAACCCCTTAACTTAGCTAGGAAAGTCCAAACAGAACATGCAGAAGCCGAAAATATCGCGgtagaaacaaacaaaacatcCCAAAAAGACCGCCCTTTACAAGTAGCTCCCACTCAGGACCATCAAAAGAATCAAACTGTCGAAAAGGTTCAAATGGTGCACAGCCTGAGTCAACAGACTAAAATTCAAGTTTCCATTCCGCCAGTGAGTCAAGAAGTTGAGCAACAGCAAACAAATGGTCGGGAAATAAGGGATCAAGCAGTAGAAGCACGAGAACCATTGAGAGATTGTAAATGCCAAATTAGCCCTGTCAGAGATAACCGGAAGGCGCAAACTGTAGAGAAGATGAGGCTCTCAGAAGCTGTAGCACAAGCTCACGTTGAATCAACAGAAGCAGCTGCCCAAGTAATGATTCCTTCACCTGTAAACACGGATACTTGCTTAAATGTAGAGGATCTTAAGCCTGTCGAGTCTTTACTGGCTGGAAAATTGACTGACCAACGTCGTTTTTCCACGTCTAAAAACGACGACTTGCAACGGAGGCATATTGGGGTACAAGTGCTTCCCAACTCTTCCTCTTCAGCCTCTCAGTCCGAACCAGGGTCAAATCAAAATAAGTTGCTCGGAACCGTTTCTTCCAAGTCAACAGATAAATCGATACAATTTAAGGAGGCTGGAGTACAATATGAGACCATAAAGGAACCCTCAAGCAGAACCAGTTCAACGGGGATCACATTACCCACAAACACCACCATGTCAGAGTCCACAAGCAGCAATTGTGCCCGCGTAACTTGTCGCGGTTGCAAACAAAAGGCTTTTTTGGCAGAAGTCAGCTATATACAAGAAGGAGATGAGTCTATAGCAGTGTGTAGCCGATGCTACTATGAAAAAACCCGAAGTCATTCTGCTCAGCGTTCCGTTAGTCACTATTGCCACTGTTGGGACCACTGGAGGGCCCGGATGGGGAGTATGTACTGTAGATGCTGTAGAGTGGAGGCGTCCAAGTGTCCCAAGCGCCCTCAAGGGCTCGCCTACACCGTAAcccttgaagaaaaaaaacgtCATAGGTCTTCTAAGAATGGTTTGGATATTAAGGTGCAAAAGGGTTGGAGCAGGAAGAGCTTGAAGAATAAGGAGAACTATCATAAAAAGAGCGGTGAGAAGCGGTTGCAGAAGGAGGACGACGAGAAGGATGAAAAAGAGCGCGAGCCGAAAAGGTCGAAACGAGGCCAAAACGGTGATTCTCATTATACTTTAATG gagTACCTAATTAGGAATCGGCCCGAGTTTGTTTATTCGGCCGAGTATCGGAGACAAATGCTGTTACATTCTAGGATATTAAGGGAGCGACAGAAGGATGGGGCCAAATTGGATTTTTTGGATAGTAACCTTAAGGATGGAGATAAAG ACCAATTTAAGCTATTTACTGAAAAAGAAATGAAagaaataaacaagaaaaactaCCAAAAGTTACCGGAGGTACAAGAAAAACTATGGAACCAAAGAGAAACCAAATTACGGACCGCCGATAGACTGATTACTAATATGTTCGCTAAG AAAGTGCAAAAGTCAATGCTTCGAGGGAAGGTCAATCACCCCATTGACAAGCCCCTAACTAGTTTGTGa
- the LOC126746479 gene encoding uncharacterized protein LOC126746479 isoform X2 codes for MSSDDNDKSTERVLEYYQKYSQNKNLPKYFSGTSVSYLPPIEVDSDDNSKYIPKNRPEIPKITVTEEVKYVEKEIVLVNNSPNASSSESPSEHKKLEWDNGADIGYHSAREYSRKKLFKSASLPIIDKAITDQIIILPKEKPSTIIAHHGSDENIDLIVYSSESSCTKSNPDSKESPISSNTPAETPKSSTSETSSALEPPKSHSDSDVSKFVEFQSSIDYLKKKIGLPGAQSTPNIIELDLGKIGSSGTSLAALLSGKSSSEASSSSGKGTGQLHLKVSDNSIMQKPSDEGSNMTQKTTSTTSNLQSKSTKKTFQTKFVELSISTPINVNCKGPTVCSKDKILQTETVFTPKAVQTDNFTPKSDVKTNKKDQEVQYTLYGEADLASSFEYINISDSDNVKKSSQEEPFCTALISKQCNSSKKSTNISGGLSSTVDSSNISKSSSEDIDKQIEKLQRLLKSKKADHGTKKKLLKLLGDLDTSVDSSASSEFFVPKKDKKLKTKVVFKDADNIISAYKERKSSQASTSETKFQSRSILPSHSESSDSSKAALPKTGESSIKSPCEGPVSSHIVARKAAKNVDRSNGDGVHVSDIDEQVKFKNNQIIQSLTTHCSKAISPPTNATTSSSAGSHSVANLTKKPSDDYLLKFAENERNYQLNWINNEISHLSKLKSILELKSGKSSLMTPDPSQPQTNIYNIIRKDDASKKSSERNYVIQTHIHASKQPINNYRLNGQEFLLSDSKSSPDSDRAVIADIEVSSDEKNTNIKVRTFCSACKRPICICSSSKKTINSKLSSLKSETAGKKESLEENSARKLSRSQELRPCNKCTKPICLCPNNKTSSSSTSDTSFLECISDSENPEYINSLQKAFRDCCCTVKDANCGCDFVKKLLKKFQEQQKTRDNEEAALRQQPVPNTSNMPELQTQTEPLNLARKVQTEHAEAENIAVETNKTSQKDRPLQVAPTQDHQKNQTVEKVQMVHSLSQQTKIQVSIPPVSQEVEQQQTNGREIRDQAVEAREPLRDCKCQISPVRDNRKAQTVEKMRLSEAVAQAHVESTEAAAQVMIPSPVNTDTCLNVEDLKPVESLLAGKLTDQRRFSTSKNDDLQRRHIGVQVLPNSSSSASQSEPGSNQNKLLGTVSSKSTDKSIQFKEAGVQYETIKEPSSRTSSTGITLPTNTTMSESTSSNCARVTCRGCKQKAFLAEVSYIQEGDESIAVCSRCYYEKTRSHSAQRSVSHYCHCWDHWRARMGSMYCRCCRVEASKCPKRPQGLAYTVTLEEKKRHRSSKNGLDIKVQKGWSRKSLKNKENYHKKSGEKRLQKEDDEKDEKEREPKRSKRGQNVLYFRST; via the exons ATGAGTTCAGACGATAACGACAAATCCACTGAGAGGGTGCTGGAATATTACCAGAAGTATTCCCAAAACAAGAATCTTCCTAAATACTTCTCGGGCACCTCAGTATCATATTTGCCCCCAATAGAAGTCGACAGTGATGACAACAGTAAGTACATACCTAAAAACAGGCCTGAGATTCCCAAGATCACTGTTACTGAGGAAGTTAAGTATGTAGAAAAAGAAATTGTGCTAGTTAATAATTCTCCAAATGCCAGCTCCTCTGAAAGTCCTTCTGAGCATAAAAAACTTGAATGGGATAATGGGGCTGACATAGGTTATCATTCTGCCAGGGaatattcaagaaaaaaactttttaagagtGCATCCTTGCCTATTATCGATAAAGCTATCACTGATCAAATCATTATTCTCCCAAAAGAAAAACCTTCTACCATAATAGCTCATCACGGCAGTGATGAAAATATAGACCTAATAGTATACAGTTCAGAGAGCAGTTGTACCAAAAGCAACCCAGACAGCAAAGAAAGCCCAATTTCATCGAACACACCAGCAGAGACCCCAAAATCTTCAACTTCAGAGACCAGTTCAGCTTTGGAGCCACCAAAAAGCCACTCTGACTCAGATGTCTCCAAATTCGTAGAGTTTCAAAGTTCAATAGAttatttaaagaagaaaattggTTTGCCAGGGGCTCAGTCCACACCAAATATTATTGAGCTTGATTTGGGCAAAATTGGGAGTTCGGGAACTTCTTTGGCCGCTTTATTGTCTGGAAAGAGCAGTAGCGAGGCAAGTAGCAGCTCTGGGAAAGGAACTGGACAATTACACTTAAAA gTATCAGACAACTCAATAATGCAAAAACCTTCAGATGAAGGCTCAAACATGACCCAAAAAACTACAAGCACTACCTCTAACCTTCAATCGAAAAGCACCAAAAAGACCTTTCAAACGAAATTTGTAGAACTAAGTATATCCACTCCTATAAATGTAAACTGTAAGGGACCAACTGTTTGCtccaaagataaaatattaCAGACTGAAACTGTTTTTACCCCAAAAGCAGTACAAACTGACAATTTCACCCCTAAAAGTgatgttaaaactaataaaaaagacCAGGAAGTGCAATACACTTTATATGGAGAGGCTGACTTGGCTTCTAGTTTTGAATACATCAACATTAGTGACAGTGacaatgtaaaaaaatcaagcCAAGAAGAGCCATTTTGTACTGCATTAATAAGCAAACAGTGCAACTCctctaaaaaatctacaaacaTATCTGGAGGTTTATCCAGCACAGTAGATTCTAGTAACATATCAAAATCCAGCTCAGAAGACATTGACAAGCAAATAGAGAAACTGCAAAGGCTCCTCAAGAGCAAGAAAGCCGACCATGGCACCAAGAAAAAGCTGCTGAAGCTTTTAGGAGATTTGGATACATCCGTAGACTCCAGTGCCAGTTCGGAATTCTTTGTGCCTAAAAAAGATAAGAAACTGAAGACAAAAGTTGTATTTAAGGACGCGGACAATATTATATCAGCTTATAAAGAGCGAAAGTCCAGTCAAGCCAGTACAAGCGAGACAAAATTTCAAAGTCGGTCCATTTTACCGAGCCATAGCGAGAGTTCGGACAGTAGCAAAGCAGCACTTCCAAAGACAGGTGAAAGTTCTATTAAAAGTCCTTGTGAGGGGCCGGTTTCTTCTCATATTGTAGCGCGAAAAGCCGCTAAAAACGTGGACCGAAGCAACGGAGACGGTGTGCACGTGTCCGATATTGATGAGCaagtaaaatttaagaataatcAAATCATTCAATCTTTAACTACACATTGCAGTAAAGCAATAAGTCCGCCAACTAATGCTACTACAAGCAGCTCAGCAGGTTCCCACTCAGTGGCCAACTTAACTAAGAAGCCCTCAGACGACTATTTGCTAAAGTTTGCTGAAAACGAACGGAACTATCAGCTTAATTGGATCAACAACGAAATTAGTCACCTCTCTAAGCTTAAAAGCATCTTGGAGCTTAAAAGTGGCAAGTCCTCCCTAATGACCCCTGATCCCTCACAACCCCAGACGAACATTTACAACATAATCCGTAAAGATGATGCCTCGAAAAAGAGCTCAGAAAGGAACTACGTGATCCAGACTCATATCCACGCGAGCAAACAACCGATTAACAACTACCGCCTTAATGGTCAGGAGTTTTTGTTATCAGACTCAAAAAGCTCCCCAGACAGCGACCGAGCTGTTATAGCCGACATAGAAGTCAGCTCTGACGAGAAAAACACCAACATCAAAGTAAGGACTTTCTGCTCCGCATGTAAACGCCCCATATGCATCTGCAGCTCCTCCAAGAAAACAATTAACTCCAAACTTAGCTCACTTAAGTCTGAGACTGCAGGGAAAAAAGAGAGCTTGGAAGAAAATTCCGCAAGGAAACTTTCTCGGTCTCAAGAACTGCGGCCGTGTAATAAATGCACTAAACCAATATGCCTTTGTCCAAATAACAAGACTTCTTCCAGTAGTACAAGTGATACTAGCTTCTTAGAGTGTATTTCCGATTCGGAAAACCCTgaatatataaattctttaCAGAAGGCTTTCAGGGATTGCTGCTGCACAGTAAAAGACGCAAATTGCGGCTGCGATTTCGTTAAAAAGTTGCTCAAGAAATTCCAGGAGCAGCAAAAAACTAGGGATAATGAGGAGGCAGCATTACGACAGCAACCAGTCCCAAATACAAGTAACATGCCAGAGCTCCAGACTCAAACTGAACCCCTTAACTTAGCTAGGAAAGTCCAAACAGAACATGCAGAAGCCGAAAATATCGCGgtagaaacaaacaaaacatcCCAAAAAGACCGCCCTTTACAAGTAGCTCCCACTCAGGACCATCAAAAGAATCAAACTGTCGAAAAGGTTCAAATGGTGCACAGCCTGAGTCAACAGACTAAAATTCAAGTTTCCATTCCGCCAGTGAGTCAAGAAGTTGAGCAACAGCAAACAAATGGTCGGGAAATAAGGGATCAAGCAGTAGAAGCACGAGAACCATTGAGAGATTGTAAATGCCAAATTAGCCCTGTCAGAGATAACCGGAAGGCGCAAACTGTAGAGAAGATGAGGCTCTCAGAAGCTGTAGCACAAGCTCACGTTGAATCAACAGAAGCAGCTGCCCAAGTAATGATTCCTTCACCTGTAAACACGGATACTTGCTTAAATGTAGAGGATCTTAAGCCTGTCGAGTCTTTACTGGCTGGAAAATTGACTGACCAACGTCGTTTTTCCACGTCTAAAAACGACGACTTGCAACGGAGGCATATTGGGGTACAAGTGCTTCCCAACTCTTCCTCTTCAGCCTCTCAGTCCGAACCAGGGTCAAATCAAAATAAGTTGCTCGGAACCGTTTCTTCCAAGTCAACAGATAAATCGATACAATTTAAGGAGGCTGGAGTACAATATGAGACCATAAAGGAACCCTCAAGCAGAACCAGTTCAACGGGGATCACATTACCCACAAACACCACCATGTCAGAGTCCACAAGCAGCAATTGTGCCCGCGTAACTTGTCGCGGTTGCAAACAAAAGGCTTTTTTGGCAGAAGTCAGCTATATACAAGAAGGAGATGAGTCTATAGCAGTGTGTAGCCGATGCTACTATGAAAAAACCCGAAGTCATTCTGCTCAGCGTTCCGTTAGTCACTATTGCCACTGTTGGGACCACTGGAGGGCCCGGATGGGGAGTATGTACTGTAGATGCTGTAGAGTGGAGGCGTCCAAGTGTCCCAAGCGCCCTCAAGGGCTCGCCTACACCGTAAcccttgaagaaaaaaaacgtCATAGGTCTTCTAAGAATGGTTTGGATATTAAGGTGCAAAAGGGTTGGAGCAGGAAGAGCTTGAAGAATAAGGAGAACTATCATAAAAAGAGCGGTGAGAAGCGGTTGCAGAAGGAGGACGACGAGAAGGATGAAAAAGAGCGCGAGCCGAAAAGGTCGAAACGAGGCCAAAACG ttttatattttaggagTACCTAA